In Marinobacter sp. es.048, the following proteins share a genomic window:
- a CDS encoding LysE family translocator, whose product MILISDLFWAYLVAITLLTITPGVDTLLVMRNTGRGGLRDGCVTSVGICSGLFIHATLSALGISLLLVETAWAFFALKWAGACYLVWLGIGSLRQALRRGDTPEAKEEKVVRWKVPIVASFREGLLSNVLNPKTALFYMALLPQFVDPAGNAFQQSLMLAGVHFLLAMLWQCGLAWVVVTFRSLGMNAKMKRMLNGLTGGFFVAMGAKLASN is encoded by the coding sequence TTGCCATTACCTTGCTTACCATTACGCCGGGTGTTGATACCCTGCTTGTGATGCGTAATACCGGGCGGGGTGGTTTGCGGGATGGTTGTGTCACCAGCGTCGGCATCTGCAGCGGGCTGTTCATTCATGCCACGCTCTCGGCTTTGGGTATTTCTCTTCTGTTGGTGGAAACTGCCTGGGCATTCTTTGCTCTGAAGTGGGCGGGCGCCTGTTACCTGGTCTGGCTCGGCATCGGTTCGTTGCGCCAGGCCCTTCGCCGTGGCGATACACCTGAGGCAAAAGAGGAAAAGGTTGTTCGCTGGAAGGTCCCCATTGTGGCGTCGTTCCGCGAGGGACTCTTGTCCAATGTTCTGAATCCAAAAACCGCCCTGTTTTATATGGCGTTGCTGCCACAGTTTGTGGATCCGGCCGGTAACGCCTTTCAACAGTCTCTGATGTTGGCCGGCGTGCATTTTCTGCTGGCCATGCTCTGGCAGTGCGGTCTTGCGTGGGTGGTGGTCACCTTCCGGAGCCTTGGCATGAACGCCAAGATGAAGCGGATGCTGAACGGCCTGACCGGTGGGTTTTTCGTGGCCATGGGCGCCAAGCTGGCCAGTAACTGA